The Humulus lupulus chromosome 4, drHumLupu1.1, whole genome shotgun sequence genome has a window encoding:
- the LOC133832432 gene encoding CDP-diacylglycerol--serine O-phosphatidyltransferase 1-like: MHFLLTQVKRTLEQFTPAQWDKDEWNPLLGPWRFIQVVSLCIVFLTVELNTFFLKFCLWIPPRNPAIVYRLILWWLIAIPTIREYNSYLQDRKPVKKVGAFCWLSLAICIVELLICIKFGHGMLLCNYYQSNDVCRRDGGGGEGSW, translated from the exons ATGCATTTTTTACTGACTCAGGTCAAAAGAACACTAGAACAATTTACACCAGCTCAGTGGGACAAAGATGAGTGGAATCCCCTGCTTGGTCCATGGCGTTTCATTCAAGTTGTTAGTCTTTGTATCGTCTTCCTCACAGTAGAGCTCAACACCTTTTTTCTGAAGTTCTGTTTGTGGATTCCTCCTCGAAACCCCGCtattgtgtataggttgatattGTGGTGGCTAATAGCAATTCCTACAATCCGCGAGTACAACTCATATCTTCAAGACAG AAAACCAGTGAAAAAAGTCGGCGCATTCTGTTGGCTTTCCTTAGCTATTTGCATAGTAGAGCTTCTCATTTGCATCAAGTTTGGACATGGTATGTTACTCTGCAACTATTATCAATCAAACGAT GTTTGTAGgcgtgatggtggtggtggtgagggTTCATGGTAG